From the Oryza glaberrima chromosome 5, OglaRS2, whole genome shotgun sequence genome, one window contains:
- the LOC127773946 gene encoding cysteine-rich receptor-like protein kinase 15 has translation MAPPPPLPPCRPRVKPERALLCFSLLLLLTATTANASITDCPTTSSTNSSHVDDGAFGANLRALLSSLSGAAAASSSGFAENATGAAPDTAYGLAQCRGDIVGGGNGTSCRSCLDDSVRDAAKACPGEKSAVIISDYCLVRYSNASFAGAADERTVKLWWNTDNATQPERFKSLLGTLMGNLTDAAARASSPLMFAAGETDLPPFTKIYGMAQCTRDLAAGDCYRCLVGAVNNIPKCCDGKQGGQVITRSCSIRFEVYPFFDAQAAKAAMSPAPAPAPVTTPTGVNGSNHTVSKSVIVPVTVGVAVLLVVILLLIALCLCKRNRKPHKHMMIGSVDLGDEDEMRGSESLLYDLSTLRAATANFSEENKLGEGGFGPVYKGTLQNGQEIAVKRLSATSHQGQLEMKNEVVLVAKLQHKNLVRLLGCCIEEREKILVYEFLCNKSLDTILFDTSRQQDLNWEQRFKIIEGIGRGLLYLHEDSRLKIIHRDLKASNILLDVDMNPKISDFGLAKLFNMEASVANTSRIAGTYGYMAPEYALHGIFSAKSDVFSYGVLLLEIVTGRRNTCLHDSEDLLAFVWRHWSRGGAGELLDGCPAAGRRPQELLRCIHVGLLCVQEDPQLRPGMAAVVVMLNSRSVTLPAPSAPAFVSASRGIGGSPPPPAAAGDAPARSTDHEVPTAAR, from the exons atggcgccgccgccgccgttgccgccgtgcCGGCCGCGAGTCAAGCCCGAGCGCGCCCTTCTGtgcttctccctcctcctcctcctgaccGCCACCACGGCGAACGCCAGCATCACCGACTGCCCAACTACAAGCAGCACCAACTCCAGCCATGTCGACGACGGTGCCTTCGGGGCCAACCTCcgcgctctcctctcctccctttccGGAGCCGCGGCGGCATCGTCGTCGGGGTTCGCCGAGAACGCGACCGGCGCGGCGCCGGACACGGCGTACGGCCTCGCGCAGTGCCGCGGCgacatcgtcggcggcggcaatggcacCAGCTGCCGCTCCTGCCTCGACGACTCGGTGCGGGACGCGGCCAAGGCGTGCCCCGGCGAGAAATCCGCCGTGATCATCTCCGACTACTGCCTCGTCCGGTACTCCAACGCGagcttcgccggcgccgccgacgagcggACGGTGAAGCTCTGGTGGAACACGGACAACGCGACGCAGCCGGAGAGGTTCAAGTCGCTGCTGGGGACGCTGATGGGCAACCTcaccgacgcggcggcgcgcgcgtcgtcgccgctgatGTTCGCGGCCGGCGAGACCGACCTCCCGCCCTTCACCAAGATCTACGGCATGGCGCAGTGCAcccgcgacctcgccgccggcgactgcTACCGCtgcctcgtcggcgccgtcaACAACATCCCGAAATGCTGCGACGGGAAGCAGGGCGGGCAGGTCATCACGAGGAGCTGCTCCATCCGGTTCGAGGTGTACCCGTTCTTCGACGCCCAGGCCGCCAAGGCGGCCATGtcgcctgcgccggcgccggcgccggtgacgacgCCCACCGGGGTCAATG GAAGTAATCACACAGTCAGTAAGTCTGTGATTGTCCCAGTTACTGTGGGAGTTGCCGTGTTACTAGTGGTAATACTGCTGCTAATTGCCCTTTGTCTGTGCAAGAGGAACAGAAAACCACATAAGCATATGATGATAGGAAGCGTCG ATCTTGGAGATGAAGACGAAATGAGAGGCTCAGAATCTCTCTTGTATGATTTGAGTACTCTAAGAGCAGCAACTGCCAACTTCTCAGAAGAAAATAAGCTCGGAGAAGGTGGATTTGGCCCAGTCTACAAA GGTACACTGCAAAATGGTCAAGAGATTGCAGTGAAGAGATTGTCAGCAACTTCCCATCAAGGGCAATTGGAGATGAAGAATGAGGTAGTCTTGGTTGCAAAGCTTCAGCACAAGAATCTGGTCAGGCTGCTAGGATGCTGCATCGAAGAACGGGAGAAAATCCTAGTTTATGAGTTCCTCTGTAACAAAAGCCTCGACACTATCCTTTTCG ACACTTCAAGACAGCAAGACCTTAACTGGGAGCAAAGATTCAAGATCATTGAAGGGATCGGAAGAGGGCTTCTTTATCTTCATGAAGATTCAAGGCTCAAGATCATCCACCGTGATCTCAAAGCTAGCAACATCTTGTTAGATGTAGACATGAACCCCAAGATATCAGACTTCGGCCTTGCCAAGTTATTTAACATGGAAGCGAGCGTAGCAAACACTAGCAGGATTGCTGGAACCTA CGGATACATGGCGCCGGAGTACGCGCTGCACGGCATCTTCTCGGCCAAATCCGACGTCTTCAGCTACGGCGTGCTCCTCCTCGAGATCGTCACCGGCCGCCGCAACACCTGCCTCCATGACTCCGAGGATCTCCTGGCATTT gTCTGGAGGCACtggagccgcggcggcgccggggagctGCTCGACggctgccccgccgccggccgccggccgcaggAGCTTCTGCGGTGCATCCACGTGGGGCTCCTCTGCGTGCAGGAGGACCCGCAGCTCCGCCCCGGCATGGCGGCGGTCGTCGTCATGCTCAACAGCCGCTCGGTCACGCTGCCGGCGCCCTCGGCGCCGGCGTTCGTCTCCGCGAGCCGTGGGATCGGCggaagcccgccgccgccggcggcggcgggagatgcgccggcgaggagcacgGATCACGAGGTTCCTACGGCTGCTCGATAG
- the LOC127773020 gene encoding uncharacterized protein LOC127773020, whose protein sequence is MSLRALGSLLTRRRFSPRVQAQAEAESSRGIFTQATAGRSARSLRALRDLAVGDGGAYGVVATIALAGLATILYFNESTDKSGEGQGTSCKVCRKKASSSQQPAGEEVMDTIPIVEQVE, encoded by the exons ATGTCTCTCCGTGCCCTCGGTTCCCTTCTCACCCGTAGGAGATTCTCGCCACGCGTGCAggcgcaggcggaggcggagtcCTCGCGGGGGATCTTCACTCAGGCTACGGCGGGGAGGTCAGCACGCTCTCTCCGCGCCCTG AGGGATCTCGCCGTTGGTGATGGTGGCGCTTATGGAGTTGTAGCCACGATTGCGTTGGCTGGATTGGCCACAATCCTGTATTTCAACGAGAGCACAGACAAGTCAGGAG AAGGACAAGGAACTAGCTGCAAAGTATGCAGAAAGAAGGCGTCGAGCAGCCAACAACCAGCCGGAGAAGAG GTAATGGACACCATACCTATCGTCGAGCAAGTGGAATAG
- the LOC127773949 gene encoding uncharacterized protein LOC127773949 → MWAHEKVGPTCQSVSAPLPPLQKQSARGGGSGSSSSKSIVVVSREMEALAGGRPLSGRARQVGRSREEELLGLLSDFSGDSGEFGRELSFSDLVVVEDTANNPSPRGGDGGGDREAPTAAAAENGQGRPSSSSEQEEAAEAASRRQQQQQAAAAARERRLRRRRSDSRGSCGGSGDGVLLNFYVPGLLTRSMTTPRPAARGTLPGAAAAAAAPATAAAGKARMDAPLAVGCWPALWGGGGRRDRRKPAKPAAGRRDTRVVTV, encoded by the exons atgtgggcccatgagaaagtgggacccacatgtcaatctgTGTCCGCCCCACTACCGCCTCTACAAAAGCagagcgcgcgcggcggcggcagcggcagcagcagcagcaaatcgATCGTTGTCGTGTCTCGCGAGATGGAggcgctcgccggcgggagGCCGCTGTCGGGACGGGCGCGGCAGGTCGGCCGGAGCAGGGAGGAGGAGCTGCTCGGCCTCCTCTCCGACTTctccggcgacagcggcgagtTCGGCCGCGAGCTGTCGTTCAGTGACCTCGTCGTGGTCGAGGACACGGCGAACAACCCCAGCCCGAGAggaggcgatggtggtggtgacagggaagctccgacggcggcggcggcggagaacggCCAGGggaggccgtcgtcgtcgtccgagcaggaggaggcggcggaggcggcgtcgaggcggcagcagcagcagcaggcggcggcggcggcgagggagaggaggctgcGGAGACGGCGGAGCGACAGCAGGGGAAGCTGCgggggcagcggcgacggcgtgctgCTCAACTTCTACGTGCCGGGCCTGCTCACCAGGAGCATGACGACGCCGCGGCCCGCCGCCCGAGGCACgcttcccggcgccgccgcggccgcggccgcgccggcgacggcggctgccgGCAAAGCTAG GATGGATGCGCCTCTGGCCGTCGGATGCTGGCCGGCGttgtggggcggcggcggccgccgcgaccgccgcAAGCCGGCGAAACCGGCCGCCGGGAGACGGGACACCAGAGTGGTGACAGTATGA